From one Candidatus Zymogenus saltonus genomic stretch:
- a CDS encoding methyltransferase domain-containing protein, translating to MAEENRYIHGTAKQEQGRLKLLNSITNGSFINFLGESLENIDGRKIADFGCGTGDLMSDIAGRYKGAQITGVEISKAQYDEAVAKMGGNPNLTLINSDVLSSGLEDESFDLCYCRYLLEHIPDPVAVAKEMFRVVKQGGLIKAQENDLAVVFYHPEVDGLEAVCREFCALQMELGGDPFIGRKLFDIFKRAGAVDITLTYEPEIYTEDDPERYRAWMTNALNIYQGAKERMVKRGNIDEASIDRVLDILSERIARPEGVSLFHWNRVSARKG from the coding sequence TTGGCTGAAGAGAACAGATACATCCACGGGACGGCTAAGCAGGAGCAGGGGAGGCTCAAGCTTCTGAACTCGATCACCAACGGCTCCTTCATCAACTTCCTGGGCGAGTCTTTAGAGAATATTGACGGCAGGAAGATCGCCGACTTCGGCTGCGGCACCGGAGACCTAATGTCGGATATCGCAGGCAGATATAAGGGAGCGCAGATTACCGGTGTCGAGATATCGAAGGCCCAGTATGACGAGGCGGTCGCAAAGATGGGGGGAAACCCGAATCTCACGCTCATAAACTCGGATGTCCTGAGCTCGGGCCTCGAAGACGAGTCCTTCGACCTCTGCTACTGCCGCTACCTCTTGGAGCACATCCCCGATCCCGTCGCCGTGGCAAAAGAGATGTTTCGCGTCGTTAAGCAAGGCGGCCTCATCAAGGCCCAGGAGAACGACCTGGCGGTGGTATTCTATCACCCTGAGGTGGATGGATTGGAGGCTGTCTGCCGGGAGTTCTGCGCCCTCCAGATGGAGCTGGGGGGCGACCCCTTCATTGGGCGAAAGCTCTTCGACATCTTCAAGAGGGCCGGGGCGGTGGATATAACCCTGACCTACGAACCGGAGATATACACGGAAGACGACCCGGAGAGGTACAGGGCGTGGATGACAAACGCCCTCAACATCTACCAGGGAGCAAAGGAGAGGATGGTCAAGAGGGGCAATATAGACGAGGCGAGCATAGACCGGGTCCTCGATATCCTGTCGGAGAGGATAGCGAGGCCCGAGGGGGTCTCCCTCTTCCACTGGAACAGGGTCTCGGCGAGAAAGGGATGA